Proteins encoded within one genomic window of Fusarium musae strain F31 chromosome 4, whole genome shotgun sequence:
- a CDS encoding hypothetical protein (EggNog:ENOG41) has translation MAHTTETYYYYVPNLQALDPTAREVDPSAYAWVQPTIIEDEDLTFGGKALSTWYEEDRRRHSSGSDEEERRGRERVRRNYSRSGKSHKK, from the coding sequence atggctcaCACAACCGAAACCTACTATTATTACGTCCCCAATCTTCAGGCCCTCGACCCTACAGCTCGCGAAGTCGACCCTTCAGCTTACGCCTGGGTGCAGCCCACAAtcatcgaggatgaggacctTACTTTTGGCGGAAAGGCTTTGAGTACCTGGTACGAGGAGGATCGTCGCCGCCACAGCAGTGGcagcgatgaggaggagcggCGCGGCCGTGAGCGTGTGCGAAGAAACTACTCGCGCTCCGGCAAGTCGCACAAGAAATAA
- a CDS encoding hypothetical protein (EggNog:ENOG41), with product MRTWRVHPRLDFNGDIIKIATVVAFHLSDLAVPSVPADVLVELSVEEDVLTRNECWEEPPVIEPASNK from the exons ATGCGGACCTGGAGAGTGCATCCCAGGCTCGACTTCAATGGTGACAT tataaagatTGCCACCGTTGTGGCGTTTCATCTTTCGGATCTCGCAGTTCCATCTGTCCCCGCTGACGTCCTGGTAGAACTCAGCGTAGAAGAAGACGTCCTCACCAGGAACGAGTGCTGGGAAGAGCCGCCTGTTATAGAACCTGCATCCAACAAATAA
- a CDS encoding hypothetical protein (EggNog:ENOG41), whose amino-acid sequence MATTDDPNRSFTASNTGSEPEIIEEHQEEAPTVSHALAEESQNFEEKGAAQLEHGDVEVKNLGWNEPPRVVPPLVGGLKNEDVWALIRRFDKQVFYVRSIEEPPLGMLDMNIADEEEFSPEKLRAQIERLYVSVFAQLFSFWKHIVRLRSWREYQRTSAFLAVYTLAWLLDILGPTIIVFLMVLIWSHEARDICFPGAPPSIIDSKTGGVKKPAAGVLASDDSVTGAPEKHKGEAVEQEAHSFVTSLSTIVVSTAAGKHPQTDPDDDSAAPDPTKLTEEATEARQKSVGENPHAEHNRAKKPVSNAVWDKARPTMHLIADFVDTWERFGNALSPAAPFHRHRPKFILIGVLVPMLLGAWFTTPYMAMKGMGFAAGFGFFGDPIITPAINFINRTYPRWEKYVELRNTILRGVPTNAQLAITLLRIGEKNKAPLPPPPSSDAPPPTVPHETAGEGLEHLEGVSQSEIAEAVQPDPNIIHEDEHEDEEEKTKHKKSHRIMNFIRGTAKGGVTTALAANKAKAKAGAHHAKNRLGVVKGQEPYPLTGPIRFPARYKGKKGHAYITATATTPAVSWTTELGDVKPAWTVTIGDIDELKKMGGLGWKSKIIVGWALGSEIVDGLMIRTKDGQEHHLTAVSMRDQLFNRLISTGNQMWEAW is encoded by the exons ATGGCTACAACAGACGATCCAAACCGTAGCTTCACAGCAAGCAACACAGGAAGCGAACCAGAAATAATAGAAgagcaccaagaagaagccccAACCGTCAGCCACGCCCTCGCCGAGGAATCCCAAAACTTTGAAGAAAAGGGCGCAGCGCAGCTTGAGCACGGCGACGTCGAGGTCAAGAATCTAGGATGGAATGAACCTCCCCGCGTCGTGCCCCCGCTGGTGGGAGGCTTGAAGAACGAAGATGTCTGGGCTTTGATACGCCGCTTCGATAAGCAGGTCTTTTATGTCAGGAGTATCGAGGAGCCACCGCTGGGAATGCTGGATATGAACATTGcggacgaagaagagtttTCGCCCGAGAAGCTTAGGGCCCAGATTGAGCGGCTCTACGTTTCTGTGTTTGCGCAGCTGTTTTCGTTTTGGAAGCATATTGTGCGTCTTCGTTCGTGGAGGGAGTATCAGCGAACTTCTGCGTTCCTCGCTGTGTACACACTCGCATGGCTTCTCGATATTCTCGGCCCCACGATCATTGTCTTTCTCATGGTACTCATCTGGTCCCACGAGGCCCGCGACATCTGCTTTCCTGGCGCACCACCCTCGATAATCGACTCCAAGACAGGAGGTGTCAAGAAACCAGCAGCTGGTGTTCTGGCGTCTGATGATTCAGTCACTGGTGCGCCGGAGAAGCACAAGGGTGAAGCAGTCGAGCAGGAGGCTCATAGCTTTGTGACGAGCTTGTCTACG ATTGTTGTTAGCACGGCCGCGGGTAAACATCCCCAGACGGATCCCGACGATGATAGCGCTGCGCCTGATCCGACGAAACTCACTGAGGAAGCTACCGAGGCTAGACAGAAGTCTGTGGGAGAGAATCCCCATGCTGAACATAACAGGGCCAAGAAGCCGGTGTCCAACGCTGTTTGGGATAAGGCGCGTCCGACGATGCATCTCATTGCTGACTTCGTTGATACCTGGGAGCGATTTGGCAATGCCTTGAGTCCCGCTGCCCCCTTCCATCGTCACCGGCCCAAGTTTATACTCATTGGTGTTCTTGTACCCATGCTCCTCGGAGCTTGGTTCACGACTCCATACATGGCCATGAAGGGAATGGGATTTGCTGCTGGTTTTGGATTCTTCGGTGATCCCATCATCACACCCGctatcaacttcatcaaccgGACGTATCCCCGCTGGGAGAAGTACGTCGAGTTGCGAAACACTATTCTTCGAGGCGTTCCTACGAATGCGCAGTTGGCAATCACCCTTCTTCGCATCGGTGAAAAGAACAAGGCTCCCCTACCACCGCCGCCGTCTTCTGATGCGCCTCCCCCTACTGTTCCCCACGAGACTGCTGGAGAGGGTTTGGAACATCTAG AAGGAGTATCGCAGAGCGAAATCGCAGAGGCTGTGCAGCCTGATCCCAACATTATCCATGAAGATGAAcacgaagacgaggaagaaaagacaaaGCATAAGAAGTCCCATCGCATCATGAACTTTATCCGCGGTACTGCAAAGGGCGGTGTCACAACAGCTCTAGCCGCCAACAAAGCGAAAGCCAAAGCAGGTGCTCATCACGCAAAGAACCGTCTTGGTGTAGTCAAAGGTCAAGAGCCGTATCCCCTCACGGGACCTATTCGCTTCCCAGCGCGATACAAGGGAAAGAAGGGCCATGCGTACAttacagctacagctacgACGCCCGCTGTCAGTTGGACGACCGAACTCGGAGATGTAAAGCCCGCTTGGACTGTGACCATTGGCGACATcgatgagctgaagaagatgggcGGTCTCGGGTGGAAGAGCAAGATCATTGTTGGCTGGGCTCTGGGGAGCGAGATTGTGGATGGGTTGATGATTAGGACGAAGGACGGACAGGAACATCATCTCACGGCGGTCTCCATGCGGGATCAGTTGTTCAACAGGTTGATCTCCACGGGAAACCAGATGTGGGAGGCGTGGTAG
- a CDS encoding hypothetical protein (EggNog:ENOG41), with the protein MSPRLKPLLLPQLLEERRKWEVQQVSPETDLSYIYYTTNSSSSDITSPITPTFSPGKGHFRMSSSTSSLDLPPQLNDTPVSPTQSVHTKPPMRSLPDVQEEPLEPEHSTTDNTESTNRYSLAPSDQFSLYDCLCDNLCEPRNSSEDVMFHGDIVRDYDIDYDMGFLSDGDTPVNERSRKKRSGSESPFAGLTSRIGARFPSLTRWNPNTRRGNPMLSPSTELSLESVVLSGGPSSRSSSMSAPSRPGQERMLENTGLPTPAVSYYGSTESINLPAPIDIEKAQALVEQADLERERGLATTPLLPPLMTSPLSGPPPESPLQSPTIAPPSATTEVPSPVPSATQFPRPSLSTKPSVSSFRFGSNSPEVPIPLPSILQEHDEWSDRLGHANFTITPQPYQPETVNMEALQQLRNDWDAARCNYTKHLVRTGENYGETSKIYALTEAKWADIERRWRSIHDGLMSEIVQATSSAPGSTSASRSRSRGRGRSRANSGGSILGRPPPMDDLFADMQWKRLEDGLPSAIPRLVDADGKFPSRGDEDIVGPMQRDEVMLRTHSEERKGARFWKNLAGKVGLRK; encoded by the exons ATGTCGCCAAGGCTCAAGCCGCTGCTTCTCCCGCAGTTGTTAGAGGAGCGCCGTAAGTGGGAGGTACAACAAGTTAGCCCCGAGACCGACCTCTCCTACATCTACTACACAACAAACTCGTCCTCCTCCGACATCACCTCTCCAATCACCCCGACTTTCTCCCCTGGAAAGGGTCACTTTCGAATGTCGAgctcgacttcttctctcGATCTGCCACCGCAATTGAACGACACTCCTGTATCGCCCACTCAATCGGTCCACACAAAACCCCCAATGCGGTCATTGCCCGACGTTCAAGAAGAGCCTCTAGAACCCGAACACAGCACCACAGACAACACAGAGAGCACCAACCGTTATAGTCTTGCCCCTTCGGACCAGTTTAGTCTCTACGACTGTTTGT GCGACAACCTGTGTGAGCCCCGAAATAGTTCCGAAGATGTCATGTTCCATGGAGACATCGTCCGCGACTATGATATCGACTACGACATGGGTTTCTTGAGTGACGGTGACACCCCCGTGAACGAGCGATCCCGCAAGAAGCGATCCGGCAGCGAGTCACCCTTTGCTGGGCTAACCTCACGAATTGGTGCCCGTTTCCCTAGTCTCACGCGCTGGAACCCGAACACCCGCAGGGGCAACCCAATGCTCTCACCTAGTACCGAACTCAGCTTGGAGAGCGTTGTGCTATCTGGAGGTCCTTCTAGTCGATCGTCGTCCATGTCTGCACCCAGCCGACCTGGACAGGAGCGCATGTTGGAAAACACTGGACTTCCCACTCCGGCAGTATCCTATTATGGCAGCACCGAGAGCATCAACCTTCCTGCGCCCATCGACATTGAGAAGGCGCAGGCCCTTGTTGAGCAAGCCGACCTTGAGCGAGAACGAGGACTGGCTACCACACCTTTACTACCTCCTCTGATGACCAGCCCATTGAGCGGCCCACCGCCTGAGTCACCTCTACAGTCGCCAACCATTGCACCACCATCTGCGACTACCGAAGTACCGTCACCGGTCCCTTCTGCAACACAGTTCCCTAGACCTTCTCTGAGCACAAAGCCTTCAGTGTCGTCCTTCCGATTTGGTTCCAACAGTCCTGAGGTTCCAATCCCTCTCCCTTCGATTCTGCAGGAGCACGATGAGTGGTCAGATCGCCTTGGTCacgccaacttcaccatcacaCCGCAGCCTTATCAACCCGAGACTGTGAACATGGAGGCCCTTCAGCAGTTGCGCAACGACTGGGACGCAGCACGATGTAACTACACCAAGCACTTGGTGCGCACTGGCGAGAACTACGGCGAAACCAGCAAGATCTACGCTCTTACTGAGGCCAAATGGGCCGACATTGAGAGGCGGTGGAGGTCAATCCATGACGGACTCATGTCGGAGATTGTGCAAGCTACCAGTTCTGCTCCTGGTTCGACAAGCGCCTCACGAAGCCGCAGCCGTGGCCGCGGACGATCACGAGCCAATAGCGGCGGTTCTATCCTTGGTCGACCACCTCCTATGGACGATCTCTTTGCTGATATGCAATGGAAGCGCCTTGAGGATGGACTGCCCAGCGCGATTCCCCGACTGGTGGATGCGGATGGCAAGTTCCCCTCCCGGGGCGACGAAGACATTGTAGGACCCATGCAACGAGACGAGGTGATGCTACGGACGCACAGCGAAGAGCGCAAGGGAGCACGATTCTGGAAGAACCTCGCAGGCAAAGTCGGCCTGCGAAAATAA
- a CDS encoding hypothetical protein (EggNog:ENOG41): MRFALLWSLLAVDSVVASVCKPRQSSTAGIETATTATVELSTGIATSTVEDVTTTEVATTVETSTETAASTLTVAETTTSDISGPLETFVLAAKVEGTVSEELSGADRDGSSVVWPTPRFIASGPLIISIDSTTSYLQTMGGFYLCVAYGDGTSANGVKLCSAESLETPASGALTCEQTEDRKIACEAQAGQCISDGENTICSELPGTYDQFYYYRGAFNGIYLGIGSAVNTDESQHPVELKARRSST; encoded by the exons ATGCGTTTCGCGCTTCTATGGTCGCTGCTTGCGGTAGATTCTGTGGTCGCCAGCGTATGTAAACCTCGCCAGTCAA GCACAGCTGGGATTGAGACTGCGACGACAGCTACTGTCGAGTTATCCACCGGCATCGCGACGTCGACAGTGGAAGATGTTACCACTACCGAAGTCGCAACGACTGTAGAGACCAGCACCGAGACTGCTGCCTCAACACTCACAGTCGCCGAAACCACAACAAGCGACATCTCCGGACCTCTAGAAACATTCGTCCTCGCCGCCAAAGTCGAAGGCACTGTCAGCGAAGAGCTCTCAGGCGCAGACCGCGATGGCTCGTCAGTAGTATGGCCAACACCACGCTTCATCGCCAGCGGTCCATTGATCATCTCCATCGACTCCACGACGAGTTATCTCCAAACAATGGGTGGATTCTACCTCTGCGTTGCATACGGAGATGGCACTTCAGCAAATGGTGTCAAGCTTTGCAGCGCCGAGTCCCTTGAAACCCCTGCCTCTGGCGCTCTTACGTGTGAGCAGACGGAGGATCGGAAGATTGCATGTGAAGCTCAAGCTGGGCAGTGCATTAGCGATGGTGAGAATACCATATGCTCCGAACTTCCGGGGACGTATGATCAGTTCTATTACTATAGGGGAGCCTTTAATGGGATTTATCTCGGAATCGGGTCTGCTGTGAATACCGATGAGAGCCAGCATCCTGTTGAACTCAAGGCCAGACGGAGCAGCACATGA
- a CDS encoding hypothetical protein (EggNog:ENOG41) translates to MPDFEKIGYIPGIYHEEYGPYKENNCCETTVADILSATLHVIHHIDTSPLVPLAKSPGLLVEMIPSSSDSSNTPGIFHPTFIGKSPPPGLIKLKELWLEDKSPAWMLHPDIYRAAGQRHHWGSNLPLWVVRPIFKFIHIRRTMRTKLTLPDGTVTYPGVDLLPPDLHFEELGLVST, encoded by the exons ATGCCAGATTTCGAAAAGATAGGGTATATCCCTGGTATATATCACGAGGAGTACGGCCCGTACAAGGAGAACAACTGTTGCGAGACCACTG TTGCTGACATCCTATCTGCCACCCTGCATGTTATCCACCACATTGACACCTCGCCGTTGGTTCCGCTCGCCAAGTCCCCTGGATTACTGGTCGAGATGATCCCATCCAGTTCTGATAGCAGCAACACGCCCGGCATTTTTCATCCGACCTTCATAGGTAAATCCCCGCCTCCCGGTCTTATCAAGTTGAAGGAGTTGTGGCTTGAGGACAAGTCTCCTGCCTGGATGTTACATCCCGACATATACCGCGCCGCTGGGCAGAGGCACCACTGGGGGTCAAACCTGCCCCTCTGGGTTGTCCGTCCTATATTCAAGTTCATACACATACGCCGCACCATGCGCACCAAGCTCACTCTCCCTGACGGCACCGTCACCTATCCTGGTGTCGACCTCTTACCCCCCGACCTTCACTTCGAGGAGTTAGGGCTAGTCAGTACATGA